AACGAAACCTTTCCACAGGAGCGCATGATGAACGTGAAGATTCTGGCGGCGCTGGGCGCCATCGCCCTGCTTTCCGCCTGCTCGAACGAGGACCAGAACGCGGCGGCGACCGGCGCCGGCGGCTCGGGCGGGCTGGCGGGCGCCGGCGGCATGGGCGCCGGCAATGCCCGCCCGGGCAGCCAGGAGGACCTGGTGGCGAATGTCGGCGACCGCGTGTTCTTCGACACCGACAGCAGCCAAGTGCGCGCCGATGGCCGCGACGTCCTGGGGCGCCAGGCCGCCTGGCTGGCCCGCTACCCGCAGGTGACGGTGTACATGGAGGGCCATGCCGACGAGCGCGGCACCCGCGAGTACAACCTCGCCCTCGGCCAGCGCCGCGCCAACAACGCGCGCGACCTGCTGGTGGCGGCCGGCGTCTCCGGCCAGCGCATCCAGACCGTGTCCTACGGCAAGGACCGCCCGGCGGCGCTCGGCTCCGACGAGGGGTCCTGGGCGCAGAACCGCCGCGCGGTGACGACGGTCCGCTAAGGGGCCGCTGATCGCGGATGGCCCGGCGCCCCGCGCGCCGGGCCTTGCCCGCTCCTCCGGCGTGCGGAGATCCCGGCTCGCCCGCTTCCGCGGGGTGAACCGATGCTTGCCCG
This genomic window from Pararoseomonas sp. SCSIO 73927 contains:
- the pal gene encoding peptidoglycan-associated lipoprotein Pal, producing MNVKILAALGAIALLSACSNEDQNAAATGAGGSGGLAGAGGMGAGNARPGSQEDLVANVGDRVFFDTDSSQVRADGRDVLGRQAAWLARYPQVTVYMEGHADERGTREYNLALGQRRANNARDLLVAAGVSGQRIQTVSYGKDRPAALGSDEGSWAQNRRAVTTVR